The proteins below come from a single Nocardiopsis gilva YIM 90087 genomic window:
- a CDS encoding helix-turn-helix domain-containing protein codes for MPQPLKALRPGHSIGAWFGAELRHWRLQRGMSQKELGQRVWISGSMIGKIETAERACPSSLAYKLDEILDTGGVLSRAWPLLDAHQRQAVSLAPEAVSGPTAVTGPNVSLHGAAEPGGEGYLKTASGRFFAGARIEVQISRATRREDKIRIEEPPAAVTPVQAQLLVGIHDDADGPAMVAIDARRKRRRLRQAPGTADISIPGAYVLDDLTTGLLWAASSLDRALLFDDALISERKSELDNFEKFPRSSAGRDMAAELTAVSQLWMGSDFCARYILRQSSRLTSTPDFWTRERTGEEASTWLLFAHKYSYLKALSERFPTGATRSFCIPELLVGSSPQAERFLIVLAAALMESFGIRIQVCSDPEYSTVEGFVLDPYRWAIIASWLGTDGIWHVDTTDSMATVREYTDITAYASAHSVIDAPTPHERLRAFADYLNVEWSWLVRRCAELSTYGIAGLLVPSSRLLSTTGIDRACRFLGKAALVKR; via the coding sequence GTGCCTCAGCCACTCAAAGCGCTACGACCAGGTCATTCCATCGGTGCTTGGTTCGGTGCCGAGCTGCGTCACTGGCGACTGCAACGCGGCATGTCCCAAAAGGAACTCGGCCAACGGGTATGGATCAGCGGCAGCATGATCGGCAAGATCGAAACCGCTGAGCGCGCTTGCCCGAGCAGCCTCGCCTACAAACTCGACGAAATCCTCGACACCGGCGGCGTTCTCAGCCGCGCCTGGCCACTTTTGGACGCCCACCAGCGCCAAGCTGTGAGCCTGGCTCCCGAAGCTGTCTCGGGGCCCACGGCAGTGACCGGGCCGAACGTGTCACTGCACGGTGCGGCCGAACCCGGCGGGGAGGGCTATCTGAAAACTGCCTCGGGCCGCTTCTTCGCTGGTGCACGGATCGAAGTGCAGATCAGTCGAGCGACTCGGCGGGAGGACAAGATCCGCATTGAGGAACCGCCCGCTGCCGTGACGCCCGTCCAAGCCCAACTCCTGGTTGGAATCCACGACGATGCGGACGGCCCCGCGATGGTCGCGATCGATGCCCGCAGGAAACGCCGCCGACTCCGACAAGCACCCGGCACGGCCGACATCAGCATTCCCGGGGCGTATGTCCTCGATGACCTCACCACAGGTCTGCTGTGGGCGGCGAGCTCCTTGGACAGAGCGCTTCTGTTCGATGATGCGTTGATCTCCGAGCGCAAGTCCGAACTCGACAACTTCGAGAAGTTTCCTCGTTCCTCGGCCGGACGGGACATGGCCGCGGAGCTGACTGCGGTCTCCCAGTTGTGGATGGGCTCGGACTTCTGCGCCCGATACATCCTCCGCCAATCCTCCCGCCTCACCTCCACCCCTGACTTCTGGACGCGTGAGCGCACCGGCGAGGAGGCCAGCACGTGGCTGTTGTTCGCCCACAAGTACAGCTACCTCAAGGCCCTGTCCGAGAGGTTCCCGACCGGAGCGACGCGCTCATTTTGCATCCCCGAGTTACTCGTCGGATCTTCACCCCAGGCCGAACGGTTCCTGATCGTCCTTGCGGCAGCATTGATGGAGTCCTTCGGGATCCGGATTCAGGTATGCAGCGATCCCGAGTACAGCACGGTTGAGGGGTTCGTGCTCGATCCCTACCGTTGGGCGATCATCGCCAGTTGGCTGGGCACGGACGGCATCTGGCATGTGGACACAACCGACAGCATGGCGACGGTGCGCGAGTACACCGACATCACCGCCTACGCCAGCGCACACTCAGTCATCGACGCTCCCACGCCCCACGAGCGGCTGCGTGCGTTCGCGGACTATCTGAACGTGGAATGGTCTTGGTTGGTGCGCCGATGCGCCGAGCTCAGCACCTATGGAATCGCGGGATTGCTCGTCCCATCAAGCCGACTTCTCAGCACCACCGGGATCGACCGCGCCTGCAGATTCCTCGGAAAAGCGGCCTTGGTAAAGCGTTAG
- the fxlM gene encoding methyltransferase, FxLD system, whose translation MSENATIDPGRAEELRDQAVTQLVTDGTIVSQRVEAAMRAVPRERFAPEAALEDVYSPYGAVITKRDEHRVAVSSVSAAQIQAMMLEQADLRPGHRVLEIGSGGYNAALLAEIVGPGGAVTTIDIDPEVTERATRLLKENGYERVRVVRADAAQGVPEHAPYDRILVTAGAWDIPPAWMDQLAAGGRLVVPLRMRNLTRSISFLKSGDHLTSTSARICGFVPMQGAEEHRETLVLVNGTEEIALRFDDEVPADPHQLDNAILHPRVETWTGVTVGLQEVIDTLQLYLATHLPGFCIMAVDPNLDTGLVSPNNPRFSLAAVDDDTFAYLVTRRTPEEQSVEYGIHAYGPHGAAFADAVSEHVRTWAREQRGGPGPRIDVYPVSADVAADLVITKMHTRVTFTWPPATAAG comes from the coding sequence ATGAGCGAAAACGCGACCATCGACCCCGGCCGCGCCGAAGAGTTGCGGGACCAGGCCGTCACCCAGCTCGTCACCGACGGCACGATTGTCTCTCAACGGGTCGAGGCCGCCATGCGCGCGGTTCCCCGTGAACGATTCGCGCCCGAAGCCGCCTTGGAGGACGTCTACAGCCCCTATGGCGCGGTGATCACCAAGCGGGATGAGCACAGGGTCGCGGTCAGCTCGGTGTCGGCCGCCCAGATCCAGGCGATGATGCTGGAGCAGGCTGACCTGCGTCCGGGGCACCGGGTGCTGGAGATCGGATCAGGCGGGTACAACGCGGCGCTGCTCGCCGAGATCGTCGGCCCGGGCGGTGCGGTCACCACAATCGACATCGACCCCGAGGTCACAGAGCGCGCGACTCGGCTCCTCAAGGAGAACGGCTATGAGCGGGTGCGCGTGGTGCGCGCCGATGCCGCCCAGGGGGTTCCCGAGCACGCCCCTTACGACCGAATCCTGGTGACTGCAGGGGCCTGGGACATTCCACCGGCCTGGATGGACCAGCTCGCCGCTGGTGGGCGGCTCGTGGTGCCCCTGCGAATGCGCAACCTCACCCGATCAATCAGCTTCCTCAAGTCCGGCGATCACCTGACCAGCACCTCGGCCCGCATCTGCGGGTTCGTGCCCATGCAGGGCGCCGAGGAGCACCGCGAGACGCTGGTGCTGGTCAACGGAACTGAGGAGATCGCTCTGCGTTTCGATGACGAGGTGCCCGCTGACCCCCACCAGCTGGACAACGCGATACTCCACCCCCGTGTCGAGACCTGGACCGGGGTCACCGTTGGCCTGCAAGAGGTCATCGACACGCTCCAGCTGTACCTGGCCACACACTTGCCCGGATTCTGCATCATGGCCGTCGACCCCAACCTGGACACCGGGCTGGTCTCACCGAACAACCCCCGCTTCTCCCTGGCCGCCGTCGACGACGACACCTTCGCCTACCTCGTCACCCGCCGCACCCCTGAGGAACAGTCGGTCGAATATGGCATCCACGCCTACGGCCCTCACGGGGCGGCGTTCGCCGACGCGGTGTCGGAACACGTGCGCACCTGGGCACGCGAACAGCGCGGCGGCCCCGGACCGCGTATCGACGTCTATCCCGTCTCCGCTGATGTAGCGGCGGACCTGGTCATCACCAAGATGCACACCCGCGTCACATTCACCTGGCCCCCGGCCACCGCTGCGGGCTAG
- a CDS encoding FxLD family lanthipeptide: MATSTPIDDEFALNVEVVVSTHPNGKLMCNTGDGCGNTCQQGASACNSFVGDPA, translated from the coding sequence ATGGCTACCTCCACCCCTATTGACGACGAGTTCGCTCTCAACGTCGAGGTCGTAGTGTCCACACACCCCAACGGCAAGCTCATGTGCAACACCGGTGACGGGTGCGGCAATACCTGCCAGCAGGGGGCTTCGGCCTGCAACTCCTTCGTGGGCGACCCCGCCTGA
- a CDS encoding lantibiotic dehydratase → MSKRSPYGYRWSGAAQLRASTTPHDLTVPHDPFDDASITPGREWLASVWEREEVRDALATVNPALCDHITTTLSRQDATPRRVRKTVLSLVAYLLRWQRPTPLATFAGVASLSIGDHPDAVRGTDHRIVARPDSDWLSDVIDRLHGCRALLERLRVVTDNTGHVRGERFVTSGHSADGQTHLAAPEEVSISHSPPVAAALDAARTPVPYAQLRDLLAQRFPKADPARIMAMLDDLIAHRVLLTSLWAPMTRIDALGHVCEELAAANAQDIDEIADVVERLEAIHRQLIRPTPTTLRERTAPVIDQMHTLTGIAPTPLTVDTIVDCQVRLPHHVVRAAEEAADVLTRLSSHPFGAPPWRDYHARFRERYGPGALVPVLDLVSDSGLGLPAGYLGSGRGRTPRPLTDRDTALLALVQRAMAKGSDEIVLTEPLIDELAPEDDVLTVPRVELCGEIHAATLHALAEGDFSLVVTAAPRPTSSMAGRFAHLLPDDDQQRLAASYHSPQPDTLVAQLSFPPRKRRNANIARTTRLLPWAIPLAEHHSTGPDVIPLSDLAVTADARHFHLLRISTGQRVEAHVTHALEPATHTPPLARFLAEITHSRCAAYGPFDFGAAAHLPYLPRVRYNTTILSAARWLLDADNLPRATAPTPEWEESFTRWRRHWRVPDQVALVEHDRRLPLNLSHPVHRRLLRQRLGTHDWVELREAAAPEQMGWLGHPHEALFTLTRPEPITPPPLIPLPVRPVSTQEAHLPGGDVVHAQLYAHPQRFDEIITAYLPELGCLLHARDAWWFHRHCDMTRRDTDQYLAFYLRVPPALSYGQAVETVHTWAQDLRRHRLLSRLALATYQPQTGRYGYGPALQAAEEVFAADSAAAVAQIRAARRSHTAPQPLAAASMVDLVTSFTDHGLQWLSDDMPHTAGPVDQSLRRQALHLAAPDGDRTALYALNSGDEVAAAWQTRAAALADYHKHLASERDPHTVLRSLLHLHHVRALGVSPNQETLTIRTARVVARSHTARTAR, encoded by the coding sequence ATGTCGAAGCGATCCCCGTACGGCTACCGCTGGAGCGGCGCAGCACAGCTACGCGCCAGCACCACCCCACACGACCTCACCGTCCCCCACGACCCCTTCGACGACGCCTCCATCACACCGGGGCGTGAGTGGCTGGCCAGCGTCTGGGAGCGCGAGGAGGTCCGCGATGCCCTGGCCACGGTCAACCCCGCCTTGTGCGACCACATCACCACCACCCTGTCGAGGCAGGACGCCACCCCGCGCCGCGTGCGCAAGACGGTGCTCTCGCTGGTCGCCTACCTGCTCCGCTGGCAGCGCCCGACCCCGCTGGCGACATTCGCGGGAGTCGCCTCCCTCTCCATCGGGGACCATCCCGATGCTGTGCGGGGCACCGACCATCGCATCGTCGCGCGCCCCGACTCCGACTGGCTGTCCGATGTCATCGACCGCCTGCACGGATGCCGAGCCCTGCTGGAGCGGCTGAGAGTGGTGACGGACAACACCGGCCACGTCCGCGGGGAACGGTTCGTGACGTCCGGGCACTCAGCCGACGGCCAGACACACCTGGCCGCACCCGAAGAGGTTTCCATCAGTCACAGCCCGCCGGTGGCCGCTGCTCTGGACGCCGCGCGCACCCCCGTGCCCTACGCCCAGTTGCGCGACCTGCTCGCCCAGCGCTTCCCGAAGGCGGACCCCGCGCGCATCATGGCGATGCTCGATGACCTCATCGCCCACCGCGTGCTGCTCACCAGCCTGTGGGCACCGATGACCCGCATAGACGCACTGGGGCATGTGTGTGAGGAACTCGCGGCAGCCAATGCCCAGGACATCGACGAGATCGCCGACGTGGTGGAGCGGCTGGAAGCGATCCACCGGCAGCTCATCCGCCCGACCCCGACCACCCTGCGGGAGCGTACGGCCCCTGTCATCGACCAGATGCACACGCTCACGGGCATCGCCCCCACGCCGCTCACCGTAGACACGATCGTGGACTGCCAAGTGCGCCTGCCCCACCACGTGGTGCGCGCCGCGGAGGAGGCCGCCGATGTGCTCACCCGCCTGAGCTCCCACCCCTTCGGCGCACCGCCCTGGCGCGACTACCACGCCCGTTTCCGCGAACGGTACGGCCCCGGTGCGCTCGTTCCCGTACTCGACCTGGTCAGTGACAGCGGCCTGGGCCTGCCTGCCGGATACCTGGGCTCCGGGCGCGGACGCACGCCGCGGCCCCTGACCGACCGCGACACCGCCCTGCTCGCCCTTGTCCAGAGAGCTATGGCCAAGGGCAGCGATGAGATCGTCCTCACCGAGCCCCTCATCGACGAACTCGCCCCCGAGGACGACGTCCTGACCGTGCCTCGCGTCGAGCTATGCGGAGAGATCCATGCCGCCACACTCCATGCGCTCGCAGAGGGGGACTTCAGCCTCGTCGTGACCGCAGCACCGCGCCCGACCAGCAGCATGGCCGGGCGATTCGCTCACCTGCTGCCCGACGACGACCAGCAACGACTCGCCGCCTCCTATCACAGCCCGCAGCCCGACACGCTGGTCGCGCAGCTGTCGTTTCCGCCACGCAAGCGCCGAAACGCCAACATCGCCCGCACCACACGCCTACTGCCCTGGGCCATCCCACTGGCCGAACACCACTCGACCGGTCCCGACGTGATCCCGCTTTCCGACCTCGCCGTCACCGCCGATGCCCGCCACTTCCACTTGCTGCGGATCTCCACCGGCCAGCGCGTTGAAGCCCACGTCACCCACGCCCTGGAACCCGCAACCCACACCCCGCCCCTGGCCCGCTTCCTCGCCGAGATCACGCACAGCCGTTGCGCCGCCTATGGCCCCTTCGACTTCGGCGCCGCCGCGCACCTGCCCTACCTACCCCGGGTGCGCTACAACACCACGATCCTTTCCGCCGCTCGGTGGCTGCTCGACGCCGACAACCTTCCTCGCGCCACCGCGCCCACTCCCGAGTGGGAGGAGAGCTTCACCCGATGGCGTCGACACTGGCGTGTCCCCGACCAAGTCGCGCTGGTGGAGCACGATCGGCGGCTTCCGCTGAACCTGTCACACCCCGTTCACCGCCGACTGCTGCGCCAGCGGCTGGGCACCCACGACTGGGTGGAGCTGCGGGAGGCCGCAGCTCCAGAGCAGATGGGCTGGCTCGGTCATCCGCACGAGGCGCTGTTCACCCTGACACGCCCCGAGCCCATCACCCCGCCGCCCCTAATCCCGCTCCCCGTACGTCCGGTCAGCACCCAGGAGGCCCATCTGCCCGGGGGAGACGTCGTGCATGCCCAGCTTTATGCCCACCCCCAGCGTTTCGACGAGATCATCACCGCCTATCTGCCCGAGCTGGGGTGCCTCCTCCACGCGCGCGACGCGTGGTGGTTCCATCGGCACTGCGACATGACGCGCCGGGATACGGATCAGTACCTGGCCTTCTACCTTCGCGTTCCTCCCGCCCTCTCCTACGGACAAGCCGTCGAGACCGTGCACACCTGGGCTCAAGACCTGCGCCGCCATCGCCTGCTGTCTCGCCTGGCTCTGGCCACCTACCAGCCGCAGACCGGGCGCTATGGGTACGGCCCGGCGCTACAGGCAGCCGAGGAGGTGTTCGCCGCCGACTCAGCCGCCGCCGTTGCACAGATCCGCGCGGCCCGCCGCTCGCACACCGCTCCCCAGCCCCTGGCGGCGGCCAGCATGGTCGACCTCGTCACGTCCTTCACCGACCACGGACTTCAATGGCTGTCCGACGACATGCCCCACACTGCCGGCCCCGTGGACCAATCCCTCCGCCGCCAGGCCCTGCACTTGGCCGCCCCCGATGGCGACCGCACCGCCCTATACGCCCTGAATAGCGGCGATGAGGTGGCCGCCGCATGGCAGACCCGCGCCGCCGCCCTGGCCGACTACCACAAGCACTTGGCTTCCGAGCGAGACCCGCACACGGTCCTGCGGTCCCTGCTCCACCTCCACCACGTGCGCGCGCTCGGCGTCAGCCCCAACCAGGAGACCCTCACCATCCGGACCGCACGCGTTGTCGCTCGCTCCCACACCGCGCGGACGGCACGATGA
- a CDS encoding lanthionine synthetase C family protein codes for MNASSIPATDPAAVLDRLVQRLSAPHPPNAPGEGQSLAQGAAGTALLHIERAHTRQGTWDQAHRWITAATTGQVSAADTTGLFLGAPAIAFMLHAAAAGTSRYADALSTVDHHVSALAHRRVHNAMSRIHSGALATFGEYDVFYGLTGIGAYLLHRDPSSSALQRVLDYLVALTRPVMANGQTRPGWWVAHDPHRRTSPHFPGGHGNLGVAHGITGPLLLLSQALRRGVTVDGHQEAITTISAHLDHWQQNTDPGPWWPEHLTAHDLATGTTHQPGPTRPSWCYGTPGIARAGQLAALAIGDTHRQRFFECALDRCLSDPVQVERLTDASLCHGWAGLYQTVWRMARDATFPTLADHLPRLAAQLLRHADPTNVTAPGLLEGQAGAALPLITSVEDREPVSGWDACLLID; via the coding sequence ATGAACGCCTCCTCCATACCAGCGACTGACCCGGCCGCCGTGCTCGACCGCCTCGTCCAACGCTTGTCCGCCCCGCATCCCCCGAACGCACCGGGCGAGGGGCAGTCCCTAGCCCAAGGCGCAGCGGGAACCGCCCTGCTGCACATCGAACGCGCTCACACCCGGCAGGGCACCTGGGACCAGGCTCACCGCTGGATCACCGCAGCGACCACCGGGCAGGTCAGCGCCGCCGACACCACCGGCCTGTTCCTGGGTGCACCCGCCATCGCCTTCATGCTGCACGCCGCAGCCGCCGGTACCTCCCGCTATGCCGACGCCCTGTCCACCGTGGACCACCACGTGTCGGCCCTCGCCCACCGGCGCGTCCACAACGCCATGAGCCGTATCCACAGCGGCGCCTTGGCCACCTTCGGCGAGTACGACGTGTTCTACGGGCTCACCGGAATCGGCGCCTACCTCCTGCACCGCGACCCCAGCAGTAGTGCCCTGCAACGCGTCCTGGACTACCTGGTTGCGCTCACCCGCCCCGTGATGGCTAACGGTCAGACCCGGCCCGGCTGGTGGGTCGCCCACGACCCCCATCGCCGCACTTCACCTCACTTCCCCGGCGGGCACGGCAATCTCGGCGTCGCCCACGGCATCACCGGCCCGTTGCTGCTGCTCAGCCAGGCCCTGCGGCGTGGAGTCACCGTGGACGGCCACCAGGAGGCCATCACCACCATCAGCGCCCACCTCGACCACTGGCAACAGAACACAGACCCCGGCCCCTGGTGGCCCGAGCACCTCACCGCCCACGATCTGGCCACCGGAACCACCCACCAACCCGGCCCAACGCGCCCCTCCTGGTGCTACGGCACCCCCGGGATCGCCCGCGCCGGACAACTCGCCGCGCTGGCCATCGGCGATACCCACCGGCAACGCTTCTTCGAATGCGCCCTCGACCGATGCCTGTCCGACCCCGTTCAGGTGGAGCGCCTCACCGACGCCAGCCTGTGTCACGGCTGGGCCGGCCTCTACCAGACCGTGTGGCGCATGGCTCGCGACGCCACCTTTCCGACCCTGGCCGACCACCTTCCCCGCCTGGCTGCCCAGCTGCTCCGCCACGCCGATCCCACGAACGTCACGGCTCCGGGACTCTTGGAAGGCCAGGCGGGCGCTGCCCTCCCCCTAATCACTTCCGTCGAAGATCGCGAACCGGTCTCTGGATGGGACGCATGCCTGCTGATCGACTGA
- a CDS encoding thiopeptide-type bacteriocin biosynthesis protein, whose amino-acid sequence MERAVLQVLGGNPLPDVAAHLRMDPTELDTAVGVFRCGGRDALCQRASARWWQVYVEFTEWETAESYAVDHLAPLLRRWEAEQDITGWWFIRKYPCWRLRLRPRGPQSPARIRAALDDLVNAGRIRRWWTGIYEPETAAFGGHVGIAIAHNLFHADSRAVLDLSTRDHTTIGRRELSILLCTALMRGAGLEWYEQGDVWDRVRHERPTPPDVTPERLRPMVNALQTLLLADTAPDGLMFGPDGPLKFAATWATASDQAGRDLRAAVRNGTLERGLRRILSYLVIFHWNRLGLSGRDQSALSWAARTAILDAPTPNHDGPGGNLPQAPPEAVG is encoded by the coding sequence ATGGAGCGCGCCGTCCTGCAGGTCCTTGGTGGAAACCCGCTGCCCGACGTGGCCGCGCACCTGAGGATGGATCCCACGGAGCTAGACACAGCAGTGGGGGTGTTCCGCTGCGGCGGACGCGACGCCCTCTGCCAGCGCGCCAGCGCCCGCTGGTGGCAGGTCTACGTCGAATTCACCGAATGGGAGACGGCTGAGTCCTACGCAGTGGACCATCTTGCTCCGCTCCTGCGACGTTGGGAAGCCGAGCAGGACATCACCGGCTGGTGGTTCATCCGCAAATACCCCTGCTGGAGACTGCGCCTGCGCCCGCGCGGCCCGCAGTCCCCAGCACGGATCCGCGCGGCCCTGGACGACCTGGTGAACGCCGGGCGGATCCGACGGTGGTGGACCGGCATCTACGAACCGGAAACCGCCGCGTTCGGAGGACATGTCGGCATCGCGATCGCTCACAACCTCTTCCACGCCGACAGCAGGGCGGTCCTGGACCTCTCCACGCGCGATCACACCACGATTGGCCGCCGTGAACTGTCCATCCTGCTCTGCACAGCGCTGATGCGCGGCGCTGGCCTCGAATGGTACGAACAGGGCGACGTGTGGGACCGCGTCCGCCACGAACGCCCCACCCCGCCGGACGTCACCCCTGAACGGCTTCGCCCTATGGTCAATGCCCTACAGACACTGCTGCTGGCCGATACCGCCCCCGATGGGCTCATGTTCGGTCCGGACGGCCCTCTGAAATTCGCTGCAACCTGGGCCACCGCCTCCGACCAGGCGGGTCGGGATCTGAGGGCGGCGGTCCGTAACGGCACACTCGAACGGGGTTTGCGTCGCATCTTGTCCTACCTAGTGATCTTCCACTGGAATCGCCTCGGCCTCTCAGGGCGGGACCAGAGCGCGCTGTCCTGGGCTGCACGCACCGCAATTCTGGACGCGCCTACCCCAAACCATGATGGTCCAGGAGGCAACCTCCCACAGGCACCGCCGGAAGCTGTCGGGTGA
- a CDS encoding type I restriction-modification system subunit M — MAVTQQEIESRLWDAADELRVAMPEAQYSSVVFPLMFWKYLSDTWEHHHQEFLAENEGLDDLLSAEEAREIEYRDYQSFEIPVIHPGTVRERRASWSSILATITQPGLGHRVRASLQAIETANPDKFSRLFGSMTWTSEEVLSGEVLAAVMQAMDRTPKMHEGNMSYDVLGGAYEYLLKRFSDGSGTRAGQFFTPREVVELIVEVLDPKGFESVYDPTCGSGGMLIASANLLKARGGRGYTLRLHGQEAVPDTAGVARMNLFMHNLTQFQIEIGDTLKDPRFNKPDGSLAKFDVIVANPPYSLKWNPWTNDPRALGGVAPQSSADWAFVQHMIASMGPKKGRAGVVLPHGVLFRGGQEAAIRQRVLDDDLLEAVIGLPANLFYSTSIPTCILVFRAPGTKAEERRKGVLFIDASKRFTKSKNRNVLTEADIADVVTAYHSKFDSEGNPVDPDGDGGIAARFVPAAEIVANGYDLNIGRYIKQAAVEQEDLGTLIDAYNIARAERQKSEQRMLAVLADAGIEGFDE, encoded by the coding sequence ATGGCAGTGACCCAGCAGGAGATCGAGAGCCGGTTGTGGGACGCCGCCGACGAGCTGCGCGTAGCGATGCCCGAAGCGCAATACTCCTCGGTCGTCTTCCCGCTGATGTTCTGGAAGTACCTGTCGGACACCTGGGAGCATCACCACCAGGAGTTCCTGGCCGAAAACGAGGGCTTGGACGACCTCCTCTCGGCCGAGGAAGCCCGCGAGATCGAGTACCGCGACTACCAGTCGTTCGAGATCCCGGTCATCCACCCCGGCACCGTCCGGGAGCGTCGCGCCTCTTGGTCGTCCATCCTCGCCACCATTACCCAGCCTGGCCTCGGCCATCGGGTCCGCGCCTCCCTGCAGGCGATCGAGACGGCCAACCCTGACAAGTTCTCCCGCCTGTTCGGGTCCATGACCTGGACCTCCGAAGAGGTGCTGTCGGGGGAGGTGCTGGCGGCGGTCATGCAGGCGATGGACCGCACCCCGAAGATGCACGAGGGCAACATGTCCTACGACGTGCTCGGTGGGGCGTACGAGTACCTGCTGAAGCGGTTCTCCGACGGGTCCGGCACCCGCGCCGGCCAGTTCTTCACCCCGCGCGAGGTCGTCGAGCTGATCGTCGAGGTCCTTGACCCCAAGGGCTTCGAGTCGGTCTACGACCCGACCTGTGGGTCGGGCGGTATGCTCATCGCCTCCGCGAACCTTCTGAAGGCCCGCGGTGGGCGTGGTTACACGCTCAGATTGCACGGGCAGGAGGCCGTACCGGACACTGCGGGTGTGGCACGCATGAATCTCTTCATGCACAATCTCACCCAGTTCCAGATCGAGATCGGCGACACCCTGAAGGACCCGCGTTTCAATAAGCCGGACGGGTCCCTCGCGAAGTTCGATGTGATCGTCGCTAACCCGCCCTACAGTCTGAAGTGGAATCCCTGGACCAATGACCCGCGCGCCCTCGGCGGGGTCGCACCGCAGTCGTCGGCGGACTGGGCGTTCGTCCAGCACATGATCGCCAGCATGGGCCCGAAGAAGGGCCGTGCCGGCGTGGTCCTTCCCCACGGCGTCCTCTTCCGCGGCGGCCAGGAAGCAGCCATCCGCCAGCGCGTCCTGGATGACGACCTCCTCGAGGCCGTGATCGGCCTACCAGCGAACCTCTTCTATTCGACCTCCATCCCGACCTGCATTCTCGTGTTCCGTGCCCCCGGCACCAAAGCCGAGGAGCGCCGGAAGGGGGTACTGTTCATCGACGCCTCCAAGCGGTTCACCAAGAGCAAGAACCGGAACGTCCTGACCGAGGCGGACATCGCCGATGTGGTGACTGCCTACCACTCGAAGTTCGATTCCGAGGGCAACCCGGTCGACCCCGACGGCGACGGCGGAATCGCGGCGCGATTCGTCCCCGCCGCGGAGATCGTGGCGAACGGGTACGACCTCAACATCGGGCGGTACATCAAGCAGGCCGCCGTCGAGCAGGAAGATCTCGGCACCCTGATTGACGCCTACAACATCGCCCGAGCCGAGCGCCAGAAGAGCGAGCAGCGCATGCTCGCGGTCCTCGCCGATGCCGGAATCGAGGGCTTCGATGAGTGA
- a CDS encoding restriction endonuclease subunit S yields MSDWKRTTLGEVMTQVSRAVRVEDLTEARYAGVRWHAGGVYERETVPAEKIKGKTLYRIKHDDIVYNRMWATKASFGVVKNDADGCFVTNDFPVFKVNPEAILPEYVEAIFHTASFQSEASSRAVGTTERRRLHVRDFVNISVMLPSLPTQERIVEIIGAVDDQIAALEAEAEAVVRVRTGLVRRSADTGQVPIGSLGVVSQGKGLPKEFQGKRTGEVSWYKIADMAGPGNEFGYTLADTRLTPSEVAEIGGVVVEAGAVTFPRVGAAVLTEKKRIVEVPGALDENHLVITPGEGTNSEYLLAVMENFALSSLVRPGAVPSLNMGLIRSTEVPWSWTENQSLGTALGGLRAESRALAAEAARLRTARAALLSGLLDRSIDIESAEPEV; encoded by the coding sequence ATGAGTGACTGGAAGCGGACCACCCTTGGGGAGGTGATGACCCAGGTTTCCCGCGCAGTCCGGGTCGAGGACCTGACCGAGGCTCGATATGCCGGGGTGCGCTGGCATGCCGGAGGAGTATACGAGCGTGAGACGGTTCCCGCTGAGAAGATCAAGGGCAAGACGCTCTACCGGATCAAGCATGATGACATCGTGTACAACCGGATGTGGGCGACCAAAGCCTCTTTCGGGGTTGTCAAGAACGACGCTGACGGCTGCTTTGTCACCAACGACTTCCCAGTGTTCAAGGTCAATCCCGAGGCGATCCTCCCGGAATATGTCGAGGCTATCTTCCACACCGCGTCGTTCCAGTCTGAGGCGTCAAGTCGAGCGGTCGGCACCACAGAGCGCCGACGCCTCCATGTACGGGACTTCGTGAACATCTCCGTCATGCTGCCGTCCCTACCGACACAGGAGCGGATCGTCGAGATCATCGGCGCGGTCGACGACCAGATAGCCGCACTTGAGGCTGAGGCCGAGGCCGTCGTCAGAGTCCGTACCGGCCTGGTCCGAAGGTCTGCCGATACCGGGCAGGTGCCCATCGGAAGCCTGGGGGTTGTGTCGCAGGGGAAGGGGCTCCCGAAGGAGTTCCAGGGCAAGCGAACGGGCGAGGTTTCTTGGTACAAGATTGCGGACATGGCCGGCCCGGGGAACGAGTTCGGCTACACCCTTGCCGATACGCGGCTTACCCCCTCGGAGGTGGCTGAGATTGGCGGTGTTGTGGTCGAGGCTGGCGCGGTGACATTCCCGAGGGTGGGGGCGGCAGTTCTCACTGAGAAGAAGCGGATTGTGGAGGTCCCCGGAGCGCTGGATGAGAACCACCTTGTCATCACGCCCGGGGAAGGGACGAACTCGGAGTACCTGCTGGCGGTCATGGAGAACTTCGCACTCTCGAGCCTGGTTCGACCGGGCGCCGTCCCTTCGCTGAACATGGGACTGATCCGTTCGACGGAGGTGCCTTGGAGCTGGACGGAAAACCAGTCCCTCGGGACTGCGCTAGGCGGGCTCCGAGCCGAATCTCGTGCGCTGGCGGCTGAGGCTGCCAGGCTTCGTACCGCCCGGGCAGCCCTGCTGTCGGGTCTACTGGATCGGAGCATCGACATCGAGTCCGCCGAGCCGGAGGTCTGA